From Deferrisoma camini S3R1, the proteins below share one genomic window:
- a CDS encoding BRO-N domain-containing protein, producing MSQVIPFSYGEQAVRTVVDRETCELWFVAKDVCDALGIKNHRDAVSRLDEDEREGVGITDPLGGQQVATAVNESGLYALIFRSRKPAARRFRKWVTSEVLPAIRRTGRYEVDGLRRKGALAELAREFRGALSLARAAGLQGAAAVQRANRVVRELHGVDCLELLGQPDGLAPEPSEVARFVEECCERDPAAVCGATELFTAYRAWAGEEAWSQARFGRAMTALGFGRVKSAVGGRVIYRGLRPKGLHMVEG from the coding sequence ATGAGCCAGGTGATTCCGTTCAGCTACGGCGAACAGGCGGTGCGCACGGTGGTGGACCGGGAAACCTGCGAGCTGTGGTTCGTGGCGAAGGACGTGTGCGACGCGCTTGGAATCAAAAATCACAGGGATGCGGTGTCGAGGCTGGACGAAGACGAGCGAGAGGGGGTCGGAATTACCGACCCCCTTGGGGGACAGCAAGTGGCCACTGCCGTCAACGAGTCCGGCCTGTACGCCCTGATCTTCCGCTCCCGCAAGCCGGCGGCGCGGCGGTTCCGTAAGTGGGTGACGTCGGAGGTGTTGCCGGCGATCCGGCGCACGGGGCGGTACGAGGTGGACGGGCTGCGGCGGAAAGGGGCCCTTGCGGAGCTCGCGCGCGAGTTCCGAGGGGCCCTTTCGCTTGCCCGGGCGGCGGGGCTGCAGGGGGCCGCGGCGGTGCAGCGGGCCAACCGGGTGGTGCGCGAGCTCCACGGGGTGGACTGCCTGGAGCTTCTGGGCCAGCCCGACGGCCTGGCGCCGGAGCCATCGGAGGTGGCGCGGTTCGTGGAGGAGTGCTGCGAGCGCGACCCGGCCGCTGTGTGCGGGGCCACCGAGCTGTTCACGGCCTACCGGGCCTGGGCAGGGGAGGAGGCCTGGAGCCAGGCCAGGTTCGGCCGGGCGATGACCGCGCTCGGATTCGGCCGGGTCAAGTCGGCGGTGGGCGGCCGGGTGATCTACCGGGGCCTTCGGCCCAAGGGGCTTCACATGGTGGAGGGGTAG
- a CDS encoding phage regulatory CII family protein: MGTYPSENTQGFASLLYVAFIIEKRYRVDEVAPLLDVSPSTLYDYIRGKRIFPPDLIAPLYLATRDRRFLAFFLDECGVTFCELPEAEARLDEAVLAEAIRAQEEFVDVLRVTREALMDDGRVDRRELAQIEREYSEAQSELARLMATVRAASRRRGGAR, from the coding sequence GTGGGAACGTATCCATCGGAGAATACGCAAGGTTTCGCCAGCCTGCTGTACGTGGCCTTCATCATTGAGAAGCGCTACCGGGTGGACGAGGTGGCGCCGTTGCTCGATGTCTCCCCCAGCACGCTCTACGACTACATCCGCGGCAAGCGGATCTTCCCCCCTGACCTGATCGCACCCCTCTACCTGGCCACGCGCGACCGGCGGTTCCTGGCGTTCTTCTTGGACGAGTGCGGGGTGACGTTCTGCGAGCTCCCCGAGGCCGAGGCGCGCCTCGACGAGGCGGTGCTGGCCGAGGCGATCCGCGCGCAGGAGGAGTTCGTGGACGTGCTCCGGGTCACGCGCGAGGCCCTGATGGACGACGGCCGGGTGGACCGCCGGGAGCTTGCCCAGATCGAGCGCGAGTATTCGGAAGCCCAGTCGGAGCTGGCGCGGCTCATGGCCACGGTGCGGGCCGCCTCACGGCGGCGGGGAGGGGCGCGATGA
- a CDS encoding helix-turn-helix transcriptional regulator, translated as MKPAEIYGHMMIHGVSASRIAREEGVDPSLVTKAIRGERRGPAARRVLRRIAREIGVDPAELGVADEDPPQAAQAGG; from the coding sequence ATGAAACCAGCAGAAATCTACGGGCACATGATGATCCATGGGGTCTCCGCGTCTCGGATCGCGCGGGAGGAGGGGGTGGACCCCTCGCTCGTGACCAAGGCGATCCGGGGCGAGCGCCGCGGGCCGGCGGCCCGGAGGGTGCTCCGCCGGATAGCCCGGGAGATCGGGGTGGATCCGGCCGAGCTGGGCGTGGCCGACGAGGATCCCCCGCAGGCCGCGCAGGCGGGAGGGTAG